Genomic window (Myxococcales bacterium):
GCGCGGCGAGCATGGCGGCATGCTCGCACGGCCGACGCGCGGGCGCGTTGCGATTCATCGGTGCGGTGATCGCCAGCGCGCGCTATCGTGCGCGCCGCCATGGCCGATCTGACCATCACCCCGAGCGTCGTCATCCCCGCCGACGAGCTCAGCCTCGCGTTCGCGCGCTCGGGTGGGTCGGGCGGCCAGAACGTCAACAAGGTGTCGTCGAAGGTCGAGCTGCGCTGGTGCCCGAGCACGTCGCGGGCGCTGACGGCGGCCGATCGCGCGTGGCTCCTGACCAAGCTCGGCGGGCGCCTCACCACCGCGGGCGAGCTGATCGTGGTCAGCGAGCGGACCCGCGATCAGATCAACAACCGCGCCGACGCCGAGGACAAGCTGGTGGCGATCGTGCGCGCGGCGCTGGCGCGGCCCAAGCCCCGGCGCGCGACCAAGCCGTCGCGCGGCAGCAAGGAGCGTCGGATCAAGGCCAAGAAGGGTCGCGGCGAGATCAAGAGCGCGCGCGGTCGCGTGAGCGCGGACTGATGCGTCGCGTGCCGGCGTCGGACCGTCACGCGCCCTGACGCTTGCGCAACCACGCGGCCAGCTCGACGATCTCCTGCGCGCGGCCTGGGCCCCAGCGCTCGCGCTCCGCGGGCGCGGGCAGCGCGGTCCACGCGCGACACAGCTCGAGCCAGCGCGGATCGGCCTCGAACCAGCGGCGGCTCGGGCCCCAGTGGGCGCGGCCGTCGTCGTTCAGGTCGTGCATCAGCGCCTGCAGCGTCGCGCCGAGCCGGACGCCGCCGTGCTGCGACGGCGCGGCCCACGCGGCCGCCAGCCGATCCCACGCGGTCGCCGGGTCGAGCGTGAAGATCGCCTGCAGCGCGAGCTGCCGCCGGTTGCCGTCGTCGTCGAGGGCGCCGGCGACGACCTCGAGGGCGGCGCGGTCGCCGAAGCGGATCAGGGCGTGGCCGGCGCGGAGCCGCAGCTCCGGTTGCGCGGTCGACCAGCAGCGCACCAGCGTCGCGCGCGCTGGCTCGTGCCGGAGCTGACCGAGCGCCGACAGCAGGTCCTCGACGATCACCCGGGCGCGCGGCTCGAGATCGCCGCCGAGGGCGGCCGAGCGCGCGACCGCCGCCAGGGCCGCTGCGCCGATGTCCGGATCTGCGAGCAGCGCCCGCCAGGCACCGCTCTTGCGGGCCGGCTTCACCATCTCGGCGAGCCGCACCACGCCCACGTCGGTCTCATCGAGCAGCGCCGCGCGGAGCTCCAGCCCAAGGTCGCTCACCGCGGTCGATGCTACCGCCATGCGGGTCGAGATCGAGCCGCCGTGATCGAGATGGACGGCTCGGCCGTCGACCAGCGCTTCGACCTGCACCTTCGACGTCGGCGGCCACCGCTGAGGGTAGCCCGATGCGGAATGAGGCGGCGACTGGAATCCTGAATCACGCTCATGGAATCCGGCCGCGGTAGGTCAAAATTCCATAGCAATTCTAGATTGTTAGATGGGTAGAGCCTGTCCCCATCGATTTTGGCGATACGGGCCGAGGCGCGCGCGTGCCGCGGTCGCGCCGGCGTCGCCGTGGCGTGGCGTCGCGGTCACCCGCGGGGCGCGGAACGTGGCCATGGTGGAGGCATGACGACGCTGGCCATGCTGCGGGACGCGATCGGCGGGCTGGAGCGCGGACTGACGGAGCAGGCGGGCGCGGTCGAGGCGCGGCTGGGGGCGGTGGCGCCCGACTACGTGTGCAGCGCGCGGAACTTCGTCCACTACGTGGGGTTGCGGCAGCACGATCTGCGGGCGCTGCAGCTCGGCCTGCTCGGCTACGGGCTGTCGTCGCTGGGGCGGCTCGAGGGCCACGTGCTGGACGCGGTCGGGCAGGTGCGGCAGCGGCTCGACGACGCGCTGACCGCCCCGGCGCGCGCGCCCGCGATCGCGGACGGGCCGGTCGGGCCGACGTGGGACGAGGCGCAGCGCCTGTTGCACGCGCACACCCACGCGCTGCTCGGGCCGCGGCCGCCGCACCGCCACGTCTACGTCATGGTCACCGCGCCGTCGGCGGCCGAGGTCGACGCGGCCTGGGTCGAGCGGTTGCTGGTCGCGGGCATGAACCTGCTCCGGGTCAACGCCGCGCACGAGGACGAGGCGGCGTGGCTGCACATCGTCACGACCGCGCGCGCGGTCGCGGCCACGCGCCAGGTGCCGCTGCGGATCGCGGTCGATCTGCCGGGGCCGAAGCTGCGCACGGTGATGCTGACCGACGGCCCCCGGGTGGTGAGGTGGAAGCCGACCCGCGACGAGCTGGGGCAGGTCACGGCGCCGCGCGTGGTCGCGCTGCGGCCCGCGGTGATCGGCGGCGCCCACGCCGACGCGCTCGACGTGCCGGCGCCGCTGTGGGCGCGGCTCGCGGTCGGCGACGACCTCACCCTGCGCGACGCCCGCGGCAAGCGGCGCACGCTGCGCGTCATCGAGCACGGCGAGCGCGGCGGGCGCGCCGAGCTGCGCGCGACCGCCTACGTCATCCCCGGCACGCGCGTGATCGCGAGGCGGCGCGATCGCACCCGCGCCGAGTTCGTGATCGCCGACGTGCCGGCGCGGCGGGCGCGGCTCGAGCTCGCGACCGCACAGGCGTTCGCGCTGGTGGCCGAGGGCGTCGCGGCGCCAGCGGGGCTGCCCACGATCGGCTGCACGCTGCCCGCGGCGCTCGCGGCGCTCGCGGTCGGCCATCGGGTGCTGTTCGACGATGGCCACCTCGAGGCGGTCGTCACCGCGGTCGGCCCCGGCCACGCCGTGCTGCGCGCGACCTACGCGCCGGGCGGGCGGTTCCGGCTCGGCGGCGAGAAGGGCATCAACCTGCCCGACACCGAGCTCGACCTGCCGCTGTGCTCGGCCGACGACGAGCGCGCGCTGGCGTTCGCGGCCCGCCACGCCGACCTGGTCGACGCGTCGTTCGTGCGCGACGCCGACGACGTGCGCGAGCTGCACCGTCGCCTGGCGGCCCTGGGCGCGGCGCGGGTCGGCGTGGTCCTCAAGATCGAGACCACCGGCGCGTTCGCGCGCCTGCCCGAGATCGTGCTGGCGGCGCTCGAGCGCGCGCCCGTGGGCGTGATGATCGCGCGCGGCGATCTGGCGATCGAGAGCGGGTACCAGCGCCTGGCCGAGCTGCAGGAGGAGATCCTGTGGCTGTGCGAGGCCGCGCACGTGCCGGTGATCTGGGCCACCCAGGTGCTCGATCAGCTCGCGCGCACCGGGCGGCCGTCGCGGGCCGAGGTCACCGACGCGGCGATGGCGGTGCGGGCCGAGTGCGTGATGCTCAACAAGGGCCCGTACGTCGCCGAGGCGGCGGCCGCGCTCGACGACATCCTCCGGCGGATGGAGCAGCACCAGTACAAGAAGCGCAGCCTGTACCGCCGGCTGCACCTGCGCCTGCCGGCGGCGTGACGGGCCACGGCCGGGGCGTGTGCGCGCCGGCGCCGTGACGGGCCGCGGTCGGGGCGCGTACACTCGCGGCGATGATCGACTTCCCGACCGCCGCCGCGCTGCCCGCCCACGTCGCCGTCGACACCCGCCGCTGGGAGCGGCAGTGGCTGTGCGCCGGCGAGATCCGGACCTGGGCCGGCGCCACCGAGCCGGTGCGCTCGCCGGTGTGCGTCGTCGACGCCGCCGGCGCGCTGACGCCGGTCGACCTGGGCCCGGTGGCGATGCTCGATCGCGCGGCCGCGCTCGAGGCGCTGGCGGCGGCGCGCACCGCCTGGGATCACGGCCGCGGGCCGTGGCCGACGATGCGGATCGGCGAGCGGATCGAGCGCATGCAGACCTTCGTCGCCGGCATGCGCGCCGCGCGCGAGGACCTGGTGCGGCTGTTGATGTGGGAGATCGGCAAGACCCGCAAGGACAGCGAGACCGAGGTCGATCGCACCGTCAGCTACATCGACGACACGATCGCCGCGCTCAAGGAGCTCGATCGTGACGCCGCGCGGTTCACGGTCACCAGCGGCTTCGTCGGGCAGATCCGCCGCTCGCCGCTGGGCGTGGTCCTGTGCATGGGCCCGTTCAACTACCCGCTCAACGAGACCTTCACGACGCTGATCCCGGCGCTCCTGATGGGCAACACGATCGTGTCGAAGCTGCCGCGGTTCGGCCAGCTCGTGCACCTGCCGCTCCTGCCGGCGTTCCGCGACGCGTTCCCGCCCGGCGTGGTCAACGTCATCCAGGGCGACGGCGCCACGGTGATCGGCCCGATCATGGAGAGCGGCGACGTCGACTGCCTGGCGTTCATCGGCAGCTCGCGGGTCGCGAACATCTTGAAGCGCCAGCACCCGCGGCCCAACCGCCTGCGCTGCATCACCGGGCTCGAGGCCAAGAACCCGGCGGTGATCCTGCCCTCGGCCGACCTCGACCTCGCGGTCAAGGAGTGCGTGAGCGGCGCGCTGTCGTTCAACGGCCAGCGCTGCACCGCGATCAAGCTGATCTTCGCCCACGTCGACATCGCCGACGAGTTCACCGCGCGCCTGGCCGCGGCGGTCGACGCGCTGCCGGGCGGGCTGCCGTGGGAGCCGGTCGCGGTGACGCCGCTGCCCGAGCCGGGCAAGCCCGCGCACCTGCGCGCGCTGATCGACGACGCGCTCGGCCACGGCGCCAAGGTGATCGGCGGCGGCGGCGGCAGCCTCGGCACGTTCTTCCGCCCGGCGGTGGTGTACCCGGTGGCGCCGGCGGCGCGGCTCTACCAGGAGGAGCAGTTCGGCCCGGTGGTCCCGGTCACGACCTTCCGCGAGCTCGACGAGATCGATCAGTTCATGCGCACCAGCGCGTACGGCCAGCAGGTCGCGCTGTTCGGGCAGGACCCGCGCGAGCTCGCGGCGCTGGTCGACGCGCTGGTCAACTCGGTGTGCCGGATCAACCTCAACACCCAGTGCCGGCGCGGCCCCGACAGCTTCCCGTTCACCGGCCGCAAGGACTCGGCCGAGGGCACGCTGTCGGTGACCGACGCCCTGCGCGCGTTCACGATCCGCACCGTCGTCGCCACGACCGCCACCGACGCCAACGAGGACCTCGTCGGCGAGATCGTCACGCGCCGGCTGTCGAGCTTCCTGTCGACCGACTTCCTGTTCTGAGCGGCCGTGAGGCACCAGGACCGTTCGACCGACTTCCTGGTCTGAGCGGCCGCGAGGCAGCGCCGCCGTCTGGATCAGGAGGCGGCGCTACGCGCGCTTGCGCTTGCGCGGCGTCGACTTCTCCGCCTCTTCGTACAGGCGCAGCTCGGTCTCGGCGCTGGTCTGGACCGCCTCGAGGTACATCGACAGCAGGCCCGAGGCCTCGCCGCGCAGCGACTCGTAGTAGCGCTGGCGATCGATCGAGTGGATGACCGCGGTCGGGTAACCGGCCTCGATCAAGAGCAGGTTCGAGGCGACGCGCGCGGTGCGCCCGCTCTCCTTGGCCCACGGGAACACCGCCATGAAGCGCGCGTGCATGCCCGCGATGCGCTCGATCGGGTGCATCTGCTTGCCCGACGGATCGTCGATCCACTCCGCGAGCTTCTTGAGCGCCGGGGCGATCTTTTCGGGCGATGCGATGTCGTGGTAGTAGAGCCGGTGGAGCGGGTTCTCCTTGCGATAGGGGAGCCCCTTGGCCTTCTCGTCCGGCGACAGGATGCCGTAGATGTCGCGCAGCGTGTCGAACTTGAAGGGCTTCTTCTTGTTGGCCGCGAACTCGGCGGCCCAGTCGCACGCCTCGTTGAAGCGACGGATCTCGTCGTAGGCCGGGATCAGCGACGGGTCGCTGATGATGGTCGGATCGATCGCCGCCTTGATCTCGCTGTACGACAGCACCTCGCCCTCGAGCGCGGCGTCGTGGTGGATGAGCGAGATCCGGTACCGCTGCAGGTACTCGGTGCGCATCGACGGATTGACCGCGGTGATCCGGGCACGCCAAGCCTGGCAGATCCGATCGACCTCCACGAAACGAGCGTCGATGTCCTCGGTCTCTTTGTACCTAAGCATGCGAGATCCTAACGAAACGGTCCACCCTAAAGCGCGCGGAGTGTACTCGGGCGGATCGCTATCAGTCAACTGCATACTTTACGCTACACGTGGCCCGATCTGGCACAAAGTCGGCCCGACCCAGGGTCGGTTGACTGGAGTTCGATGGATGAATCAGGCTCACAATTCGGCCAGGTGAGCCGTCCAACTGCTTGGATCCGCAAAAATTTGCCCGTCCTGTGGCGTGCACCTATTGATGTGGAGTGAACTCGCTGGCGCAGGGGGATGACGCCCTGCGTTACAGAGCCGCAAACTCTCCCGTGGCCTCCCCCGAACACATCCCGGTCCTGCTCGCTGACGTGGTCGCCCAGCTCGCGCCCCGTGCCGGCGGCACCTACGTCGATGGGACCTTCGGCCGCGGGGGGCACGCCCGCGCCGTGCTCGAGGCGCTCGGTCCGGCAGGACGGCTGATCGCGATCGACCGCGACCCGGCCGCGATCGCCGCCGCGACCGCGCTGGCCGCCGCCGATCCGCGCGTGACCGTGGTCCACGGCCGGTTCGGCGCGATCCCTGCGCACCTCGCGGCGATCGACGTGGCCACGGTCGACGGCGTCCTGCTCGACCTCGGGGTGTCATCGCCGCAGCTCGACGACGCCGCGCGGGGCTTCTCGTTCACGCGCGAGGGCCCGATCGACATGCGCATGGACACCAGCCACGGGCCGACCGCGCTCGAGCTGATCCGCGCGACGCCGGTCGGCGAGCTGGCGGCGATCCTGCGCGACTTCGGCGAGGAGCGCCTCAACCACCGCATCGCCCGCCGGCTCAAGGACGCCGAGCGCGACGGCGCGCTGACCTCGACCCTGGCCCTGGCCAACACGATCGCGGCGTGCTTCTCGGGCGCCGATCTGCGCAAGCTGCACATCCACCCGGCGACGCGCACGTTCCAGGCGCTGCGCATCGCGGTCAACGGCGAGCTCGACGAGCTGGCCGAGTTCCTGGCGGTGTTCCCCGACCTGCTGGCGCCCGGCGGCCGCTGCGCGATCATCAGCTTCCACTCGCTCGAGGATCGCCTGGTCAAGCGGCGGTTCCGCGACCTGGCGTGGACCAGCTCGCTGCCGCCGCGGTTCGCGCTCGAGGCCGGGGAGCGGGTCGAGGCGGTGTGCGTGCCGATCGAGCGCAAGGCCCGGTTCGCCAACGACGACGAGGCCGACGACAACCCGCGCGCGCGGTCGGCGCGGCTGCGCACGTGCGAGCGGACGACCGCCCCCAACCTGCCGAGCCACCGATGAAGCCCCGCCTGTACGCACTGGTCCGCGCGGTCGAGCCGGCCCCCGGCGACCGCAAGCTGGTGTCCGCGATGGTCGTGATCGCGGCGCTGATCACCGCGCTGGCGATCCAGCGGGTGCAGGCCCGGCACCAGGTCGTGCAGCTCGGCTACCAGCTGTCGCGGGTGACCGACGAGGTCCGCCACGAACGCGAGCTGCGGCGCCGGCTCGAGCTCGAGCGGGCCACGCTCACCAGCCCCGAGCGCATCCGCGCGCTAGCGACCGGGCTCGGCATGGTGCCGGTGCCGCCCGATCGCATCCGCGTGATCGCCGCGCCGGCCCTGGCCGCGGCGGGAGCGACGCCGTGACCCGCGCCAGCGTCCAGACCCCGGGCGTGTCGCGGGCGGCGCGGGTGCGCGCGCGCACGGCCGCGGCCCTGATGTCGGCGCTCCTGCTCGGCGTCGGCTACAAGGCCTACGGCCTCCAGGTGGAGCAGGGCGACAAGTTCCGCGAGCAGGCGCTGCGCCAGCACGTGCGCAACGTCGAGATCCCGGCGCCGCGCGGGATCATCCTCGACACCCGCGGCCGCCCGCTGGCGATCAGCGCCGACGCCGAGAGCGTCTGGGCCGACCCGCGCGCGGTGGTCGACGTGGCCGGCTCGGCCGAGCGGGTCGCGGCGGCGCTCGCGCTCGACGTCAACGTCGTCGAGGCCCGCCTGGCGTCGCGCAAGCGGTTCGCGTGGATCGCGCGCCACGTCACGCCCGAGCAGGCCGCGGCGGTCAAGGCGCTCAAGCTGGCCGGCATCGAGGTCGCGCACGAGCCGCGCCGCTGGTACCCCGAGCGCTCGTCGGGCGGCCCGGTGATCGGCTTCGCCGGGCTCGACGGCAACGGCCTCGACGGGCTCGAGCTGCAGCTCGAGGAGCGCCTGAAGGGCGAGAAGGCGCGGTTCGCCGCGCTGCGCGACGCTCGCGGCAAGACCATGATGAGCGAGGGCGTGTCCGAGCCGACGCCGGGCGCGACCGTCGAGCTGACCCTCGACCGCTCGATCCAGCACATCGCCGATGAGGCGCTCGCCGCGTCGGTCAGCGCCAACAAGGCCAAGTCGGGCGTCGCGGTCGTGCTCGACGTGCGCACCGGCGCGGTCCTGGCGCTGGCCAGCGTGCCGACCTACGACCCCAACGATCCGGCTGAGGCGGTGCGCGCCAAGGCCCGCAACCGCGCGGTCACCGACGTCTACGAGATCGGCTCGGTGATGAAGGTGTTCACGGTCGCCGCGGCGCTCGACGCCGGCCTGACCCGGGCCGACGAGCTGTGGGACGTCGAGGGCGGCGCGTGGATGGCGCCGGGCGGCAAGCGCGTCACCGACGTCCACCACGACCAGGTGCTGACCACCGGCGGCATCATCAAGCGCTCGTCCAACGTCGGCGCCACCAAGATCGGCCTGCGGCTGGGGCGGCTGCGGCTGTACGAGGCCCTCACGCGGTTCGGCTTCGGCGCGAAGTCGGGCATCGACCTGCCCGGCGAGCAGCGCGGGCGGGTGCGCGACGGCTCGACCTGGCGCGACGTCGAGCTGGTGACGATGTCCTGGGGCTACGGCCTGACGGTGTCGCCGATCCAGATCGCCGCCGCGATGGCGGCGATCGGCAACGGCGGCGTCTACAACCCGCCGCGGATCGTGGCGCGGGTCACCGGCGCCGACGGCCACCTCGTCTACGAGCGGCCGATCGAGCGCCGCCCGATCATGAAGCCGTCGACCGCGGCGGCGATGCTGCCGATCCTGGCGTCGGTGTTCGAGCCGTCGCACCCGGGCAAGCGCGACGGCGGCACCGGCGCCAACATCAAGGTCCCGGGGTTCCGGGCCGGCGGCAAGACCGGCACCGCGCACAAGTACGATCCGACGACCCATCGCTACGCGCCGCACAGCTACCTGTCGTCGTTCGCGGGCCTGGTGCCGATCGCCGACCCGCGCATCGCGGTCGTGGTCGTCGTCGACGATCCCTCGGGCGGCGACTACTTCGGCGGCACGGTCGCCGGCCCGGTGTTCGGTCAGATCGCCAGCGCGTCGCTGCGCTACCTGGGCGTGCCCGGCGACGCGCCGATCGAGCCGCCGGCCGCGACCAAGGGCGGCAAGCCCGCGCCGCCGGCCGCCCCGGAGCTCGGGGACGGCGACGACGAGGAGGCCGAGGCCGGGCTGCTCGATCTGGCGCCGTTCGACGAGTCGATGCTCGACGTCCACGCGCCCGCGGTGACGGTGCCGGACTTCCGCGGCGTCGGCGTGGCCCGGGCCCTGGCCCTGGCCGGCGAGCGCGGCCTCGCCGTCGAGCTCCACGGCTCGGGGCGGTGCGTCACCCAGTCGCTGCCGGTCGGGCCCGCGCCCGCCGGCGCGACGATCGCGCTCGAGTTCGCCGCCCGTGATTGACGCGTCGATGGGGCCCGCACTACCGGTTGCCACCCTGGACGAAATCGACGACGCTCCGCGTTTCCTGACCGCCCGATGAAGCTCTCCGACCTGGTCCGCACCATCCCCGGCGCCCGCCTGCGCGGCGCCGATGTCGACGTCCGCGCCGTCACCAGCGACTCGCGCACGGTCGGGGCCGGCGCGCTGTTCGTGGCGGTGCGCGGGCGCCGCAGCGACGGCCACGACTTCATCGCAACCGCCGTCGCGCGGGGCTGCGCCGCGGTCGCGGTCGAGGCGCCGGTCGAGGGCCTGACGGTGCCGCAGCTGATCGTGCCCGACGGCGGCCGCGCGCTCGGGTTCGCGATCGCCGCCCTGGCGGACCACCCGGCGCGGCGGCTGACGCTGATCGGCATCACCGGCACCAACGGCAAGACCACGACCACGTACCTGGTCGAGTCGATGCTGCGCGCCGCCGGCCACGAGCCGGGCGTGATCGGCACGGTCAACTACCGCTGGAACGGACGGAGCCACGACGCGCCGTACACCACGCCGACGCCCGAGGTGCTGCACGAGACGTTCACCCGGATGGTCGCCGACGGCGTGACCCACGTGGTGATGGAGGTGTCGTCGGCGGCGCTGGCGATGAACCGTCTGGCCGGCGTCGAGTTCACGGTCGGCGCGTTCTCGAACCTGACCCAGGACCACCTCGATCTGCACGGCTCGATGGCCGAGTACGCCGAGGCCAAGCAGCTGCTGTTCCGGCGCCAGCTCGCCCGCCACGGCACGGCCGTCGTCAACGTCGACGATCCCGCCGGCGCCGCCATGGGCGCGGCCGCCGCCGCCACCGCCGAGCCCCGCCCGATCCTGCACGTGTCGTCCGACGGCGGCGACCTCCGGCCCGAGCAGGCCGACGCCGCGATCCGCGTGCTCGCGCAGCGCTCGACCGTGGCCGGCATCTGGGCCCAGGTGCGGACGCCGCGCGGCGAGCTCGAGGTCGAGTCGCACGCGCTGATCGGCCACTACAACGTCGCCAACATCGCGCTGGCGATCGGCATCGCCGAGGCGCTGGGCCTGAGCCACGACGCGATCGTCCGGGGCGTCGCGGCGCTGGCCGGGGTCCCGGGCCGGGTCGAGCGGGTCGGCAACGACGCCGGCCTCGACCTCCTGGTCGACTACGCCCACACCCCCGACGCGCGCGACAACGTGCTCGACGCGCTGCGCCCGCTGACCCGGCGGCGGCTGATCTGCGTGTTCGGGTGCGGCGGCGATCGCGATCCCGGCAAGCGGCCACAGATGGGCGCGGTCGTGACGGCCAAGGCCGACCTGGCGGTGGTCACCAGCGACAACCCGCGCACCGAGGACCCGCGCGCGATCCTCGACATGATCCTGCCGGCGGTGCCGGCGCCGTTCTACGTCGATCCCGATCGCCGCACCGCGATCCGCGCGGCGGTGGCCGAGGCGACGCCCGGCGACGTCGTCGTCATCGCCGGCAAGGGCCACGAGGACTACCAGATCCTCGGCACCACCAAGATCCACTTCGACGATCGCGAGGAGGCGGCCGCGGCCGCGGCGCTGCGGCCGCGCTTCCACGCCCAGGCGATCGCCGAGGCGGCGGGCGGCAGCGCCAGCGCCGACGCGGTGTGCGCGCGGGTGATCATCGACAGCCGCATCGCGGCGCCCGGCGATCTGTACGTCGCGGTCGCGGGCGAGCGCCACGACGGCCACGCGTTCTGCGCCGGCGCGGTCGCGGCCGGGGCCAGCGCCGTGATGATCGGGCGCGGCCGTCGCGCCGAGGTCGGCGACCTGGGCGCGGCCGCGGTGATCGAGGTCGACGATCCGCGCGCGGCCCTGGCCGCGGTCGCCGGCGCGCACCGCCAGCGCTGGGCCGGCCACGATCCCGCCGCGCGGCTGATCGCGATCACCGGCTCGGCCGGCAAGACCACGACCAAGGAGCTGACCCGCGCGGCCCTGGCCGGCGCCGGCGCGACCCACGCCGCGATCGGCTCGCTCAACAACGAGACCGGCGTGCCGCTGACGCTCCTCGCGCTGCGCGACCACCACCGCTTCGCCGTCGTCGAGATGGGCATGCGCGGCGCCGGGCAGATCGACTACCTCACGCAGTTCACCCGGCCCGACGTGGCGGCCGTGGTCAACGCCGGCACCGCCCACATCGAGCTGCTCGGGTCGACCGACGCGATCGCCGCGGCCAAGGGCGAGATCTTCGGCGGCCTCGCCGCCGGCGGCGTCGCGGTCGCGCCGGCCGGCGACCCCCGGCTCTTGGCCCACGCCCGCGCCCACGCGCCGGGTGCGCGGCTGATCACCTTCGGCGACGACGCCGCGGCCGACGTGCGCCTGACCGGCTACCAGGTGGTCGGCTCGGCCGGCGCCGATCTGCACGTCGACGTGCTCGGTCACCCGCGCCGCTTCCGCCTGCCGCTGATCGGGCGCCACGCCGCGGTCGACGCCACGTGCGCGCTGGCGTGCGCGCTGGCGGCCGGCGTCGACGCCGACGTCGCGATCGCCGGGCTCGAGCGGGCCCGGCCGGCGGCGATGCGCGGCGAGGTCGTCACGATCGGCGGCCGCCAGGTGATCGTCGACTGCTACAACGCCAACCCGGCGTCGATGGCGGCGGCGATCGACACGCTGGCCGACCTGCGCGGCTCGGCCGGCGCGGTCGCGGTCGTCGGCGACATGCTCGAGCTGGGCGATCACGCCGCGGCCGCGCACGGCGACGTCGGCGCGCGCCTGGGCGAGCTCGACATCCCGGTGGTCGCGCTGGGCGCGCACCGCCAGATCGTCGCCGACGCGACCGGCAACCCGGCGGCGGCGTGGACCACCGACGATCCGGTGGTCGCGGCCCGGCAGGTGCTGGCCGTGACCGCGCCCGGCGACTGGGTCCTGGTCAAGGCGTCCCGCGGCATGCGCCTGGAGCGCGTGATCGCCGCGCTGGTGGAGCTGACGGCGTAAGCCGGGAGCGAGCGATGCTGTATTACCTCCTGTACCAGGTCCTCGCGCAGCTCGACGGGCTGGGGTTCCTGCGGGTGTTCCGCTACCCGTCGATGCGCATCCTCGCCGCGGCGATCACCGCGCTCTTCCTGTCGTTCCTGATCGGCCCGTGGTTCATCGAGCGGCTGCGGTCGCGGCAGATCGGCCAGCAGATCCGCGACGACGGCCCCAAGACCCACAAGAAGAAGGCCGGCACGCCGACGATGGGCGGCGCGCTGATCCTGTTCTGCCTGGTGGTGTCGGTGCTGCTGTGGTGCGACCTGTCGAACCGGTTCGTGCTGCTGGCGCTGGCGGTCAGCGTGTCGTTCGGCGCGATCGGCTTCGCCGACGACTACGCCAAGGTCACCAAGAAGAACACCAAGGGCGTGCCGGGCAAGGTCCGGCTGCTGCTCGAGTTCGCGATCGCCGCCGGGGCGATGGCGTACCTGTTCACGTCCGACACGATGTCGCCCGAGCTGCGCACGCACCTGCAGCTGCCGTTCACGAACTTCTACGAGGTGTCGCCCGACCTGTCGGCGTGGCTGTACATCATCTTCGGCGCGTTCGTCGTCGTCGGCACGGCCAACGCGGTCAACCTGACCGACGGGCTCGACGGCCTGGCGATCGGCCCGACGATCATCAACGCCGGCACGTTCCTGGTGTTCGCGTACCTGGCCGGCGTCGAGACCACGATCCTCACCCGCTCGGGCGGCGAGCAGTCGCTGGCGCAGTACCTCCACATCGCGCACATCCCCGGCGTCGTCGAGCTGGCGGTGTTCTGCGGCGCGCTGTTCGGGGCCGGCGTCGGCTTCCTCTGGTACAACACCTACCCGGCGCAGGTGTTCATGGGCGATGTCGGATCGCTGTCGCTGGGCGGCGCGATCG
Coding sequences:
- the arfB gene encoding aminoacyl-tRNA hydrolase, with protein sequence MADLTITPSVVIPADELSLAFARSGGSGGQNVNKVSSKVELRWCPSTSRALTAADRAWLLTKLGGRLTTAGELIVVSERTRDQINNRADAEDKLVAIVRAALARPKPRRATKPSRGSKERRIKAKKGRGEIKSARGRVSAD
- a CDS encoding Fic family protein; this encodes MLRYKETEDIDARFVEVDRICQAWRARITAVNPSMRTEYLQRYRISLIHHDAALEGEVLSYSEIKAAIDPTIISDPSLIPAYDEIRRFNEACDWAAEFAANKKKPFKFDTLRDIYGILSPDEKAKGLPYRKENPLHRLYYHDIASPEKIAPALKKLAEWIDDPSGKQMHPIERIAGMHARFMAVFPWAKESGRTARVASNLLLIEAGYPTAVIHSIDRQRYYESLRGEASGLLSMYLEAVQTSAETELRLYEEAEKSTPRKRKRA
- a CDS encoding aldehyde dehydrogenase family protein — translated: MIDFPTAAALPAHVAVDTRRWERQWLCAGEIRTWAGATEPVRSPVCVVDAAGALTPVDLGPVAMLDRAAALEALAAARTAWDHGRGPWPTMRIGERIERMQTFVAGMRAAREDLVRLLMWEIGKTRKDSETEVDRTVSYIDDTIAALKELDRDAARFTVTSGFVGQIRRSPLGVVLCMGPFNYPLNETFTTLIPALLMGNTIVSKLPRFGQLVHLPLLPAFRDAFPPGVVNVIQGDGATVIGPIMESGDVDCLAFIGSSRVANILKRQHPRPNRLRCITGLEAKNPAVILPSADLDLAVKECVSGALSFNGQRCTAIKLIFAHVDIADEFTARLAAAVDALPGGLPWEPVAVTPLPEPGKPAHLRALIDDALGHGAKVIGGGGGSLGTFFRPAVVYPVAPAARLYQEEQFGPVVPVTTFRELDEIDQFMRTSAYGQQVALFGQDPRELAALVDALVNSVCRINLNTQCRRGPDSFPFTGRKDSAEGTLSVTDALRAFTIRTVVATTATDANEDLVGEIVTRRLSSFLSTDFLF
- a CDS encoding cell division protein FtsL, producing MKPRLYALVRAVEPAPGDRKLVSAMVVIAALITALAIQRVQARHQVVQLGYQLSRVTDEVRHERELRRRLELERATLTSPERIRALATGLGMVPVPPDRIRVIAAPALAAAGATP
- a CDS encoding HEAT repeat domain-containing protein, producing MQVEALVDGRAVHLDHGGSISTRMAVASTAVSDLGLELRAALLDETDVGVVRLAEMVKPARKSGAWRALLADPDIGAAALAAVARSAALGGDLEPRARVIVEDLLSALGQLRHEPARATLVRCWSTAQPELRLRAGHALIRFGDRAALEVVAGALDDDGNRRQLALQAIFTLDPATAWDRLAAAWAAPSQHGGVRLGATLQALMHDLNDDGRAHWGPSRRWFEADPRWLELCRAWTALPAPAERERWGPGRAQEIVELAAWLRKRQGA
- a CDS encoding pyruvate kinase — protein: MTTLAMLRDAIGGLERGLTEQAGAVEARLGAVAPDYVCSARNFVHYVGLRQHDLRALQLGLLGYGLSSLGRLEGHVLDAVGQVRQRLDDALTAPARAPAIADGPVGPTWDEAQRLLHAHTHALLGPRPPHRHVYVMVTAPSAAEVDAAWVERLLVAGMNLLRVNAAHEDEAAWLHIVTTARAVAATRQVPLRIAVDLPGPKLRTVMLTDGPRVVRWKPTRDELGQVTAPRVVALRPAVIGGAHADALDVPAPLWARLAVGDDLTLRDARGKRRTLRVIEHGERGGRAELRATAYVIPGTRVIARRRDRTRAEFVIADVPARRARLELATAQAFALVAEGVAAPAGLPTIGCTLPAALAALAVGHRVLFDDGHLEAVVTAVGPGHAVLRATYAPGGRFRLGGEKGINLPDTELDLPLCSADDERALAFAARHADLVDASFVRDADDVRELHRRLAALGAARVGVVLKIETTGAFARLPEIVLAALERAPVGVMIARGDLAIESGYQRLAELQEEILWLCEAAHVPVIWATQVLDQLARTGRPSRAEVTDAAMAVRAECVMLNKGPYVAEAAAALDDILRRMEQHQYKKRSLYRRLHLRLPAA
- the rsmH gene encoding 16S rRNA (cytosine(1402)-N(4))-methyltransferase RsmH produces the protein MASPEHIPVLLADVVAQLAPRAGGTYVDGTFGRGGHARAVLEALGPAGRLIAIDRDPAAIAAATALAAADPRVTVVHGRFGAIPAHLAAIDVATVDGVLLDLGVSSPQLDDAARGFSFTREGPIDMRMDTSHGPTALELIRATPVGELAAILRDFGEERLNHRIARRLKDAERDGALTSTLALANTIAACFSGADLRKLHIHPATRTFQALRIAVNGELDELAEFLAVFPDLLAPGGRCAIISFHSLEDRLVKRRFRDLAWTSSLPPRFALEAGERVEAVCVPIERKARFANDDEADDNPRARSARLRTCERTTAPNLPSHR